One region of Dehalococcoidales bacterium genomic DNA includes:
- a CDS encoding ABC transporter permease — protein sequence MRNYVIRRLALMVPTLFVITIVVFLSIRLIPGSAVEMMAIEMGSRESTGGQMDVAAVEKMLGMDAPIHIQYLRWVGGLFRGDFGTSLWLKRPVLPQIVARLPVTFELGLLAFIISQCIALPIGLFSAIRQDSVGDFFGRSFAIISLSIPGFWLGTMIMVFPAIWWGWAPPLNLVRFTEEPLANLRQFIIPGALMGMAMSATTMRMLRTTMLEVLRQDYIRTAWAKGMRERVIVIRHAMRNAMIPVITMIAGQIPIMIGGSVIMEQIFALPGMGRLFLDSINRRDYPFVSGINILLASFGLVLILLVDLSYAYLDPRIRYK from the coding sequence ATGCGTAATTACGTCATCAGAAGATTAGCCCTCATGGTACCCACACTCTTCGTAATAACAATAGTGGTATTTCTCAGCATCCGCCTTATCCCCGGCAGCGCGGTGGAGATGATGGCCATTGAGATGGGGTCGAGGGAATCGACCGGTGGGCAAATGGACGTCGCGGCAGTTGAGAAAATGCTCGGCATGGACGCTCCAATACACATCCAGTACCTGCGGTGGGTTGGGGGTCTTTTCCGTGGCGACTTCGGGACGTCCCTGTGGCTGAAACGCCCCGTGCTCCCCCAGATAGTTGCCCGTCTCCCGGTGACCTTTGAGCTCGGTCTCCTGGCATTCATCATATCTCAGTGTATAGCCCTGCCGATTGGCCTGTTCTCGGCGATACGGCAGGATTCCGTGGGGGACTTTTTCGGACGGAGCTTCGCCATAATTTCTCTCTCAATACCCGGCTTCTGGCTGGGTACTATGATAATGGTCTTCCCCGCCATCTGGTGGGGATGGGCACCACCATTAAACCTTGTCCGCTTCACCGAGGAGCCTCTTGCCAACCTCCGACAATTCATCATACCGGGAGCGTTGATGGGTATGGCAATGTCGGCAACGACGATGCGAATGCTGCGGACAACTATGCTGGAAGTCCTCCGGCAGGATTACATCAGAACGGCATGGGCGAAGGGAATGCGCGAACGTGTCATCGTCATCAGACATGCCATGAGGAACGCTATGATTCCCGTGATTACCATGATCGCCGGACAGATACCGATTATGATAGGCGGCTCCGTCATCATGGAGCAGATATTCGCACTACCCGGCATGGGCCGCCTCTTCCTCGACTCTATCAACCGCAGAGACTACCCCTTCGTCAGCGGGATAAACATTCTTCTCGCCAGCTTCGGACTGGTACTCATCCTGCTGGTCGACCTGAGTTACGCCTATCTGGACCCCCGGATTCGTTACAAGTAG